The Bacillus zhangzhouensis region CGGATGGATTGGAATGGCAAGAATTGTGAGAGGTCAGGTTCTTCAGTTGAAAAGCCAGGAATATGTCCTTGCCTCAAAAACCTTTGGGGCCAAAAGCCTGCGGATCATTCGCCGCAACCTTCTGCCGAATACGATGGGGCCGATTATTGTCCAGATGACTTTGACTGTGCCGACTGCGATATTTGCTGAAGCGTTCCTCAGTTTTCTCGGTTTAGGTATTCAAGCGCCGTTTGCAAGCTGGGGCGTGATGGCCAATGATGCTTTGCCGACTGTGCTGTCAGACAATGGACATTGGTGGCGTTTATTTTTCCCGGCATTTTTTATTTCACTCACGATGTTTTGCTTTAACAATTTAGGTGATGGCTTGCAAGATGCGCTTGATCCAAAGATGAAGAGGTGATGGTGCTGTGAAAAAAGTTCTACAAATCATCGATCTGCACGTCAGTTTTCGGACATACGGCGGTTCAGTTCAAGCGGTACGCGGAGTGAATGTCGATGTATATGAAAAAGAAACCTTGGCCATTGTGGGAGAATCAGGCTGCGGAAAAAGTGTGACATCACAAAGCATTATGAGGCTTCTGCCTGCATACAGCGCACATGTCGATCAGGGAGAAATCTGGTTTCAAGACCGCAACTTGCTGTCATTATCTGAAAAAGAAATGCGCGCCATACGAGGTATCGATATTTCGATGATCTTCCAAGATCCGATGACGGCACTGAACCCAACGTTGACAATAGGAGATCAGCTGATGGAGGCGGCGAAGGAGCATCAAAAGCTGACGAAAAAAGAAGTGAAAGAAGCCGCCATACAGATGCTTGATTTGGTCGGCATTCCGCAGCCAAAGGAGAGATTAACGCAATACCCGCACCAATTCAGCGGGGGAATGAGGCAGCGGCTCATGATTGCAATGGCGCTGATTTGTGAGCCAAAGGTGCTGATCGCAGATGAACCGACGACTGCGCTGGATGTGACCATACAGGCACAAATTTTAGAGCTGTTTAAAGAGATTCAGAGGAAAACAGGTGTCACCATTATCTTAATCACACACGACTTAGGGGTCGTAGCCCAAGTTGCCGACCGGGTGGCGGTCATGTACGGAGGGAAAATGGTTGAAACCGGAACAAGCCAGGATATTTTTTACAGTCCGCAGCATCCTTATACAAAAGGTCTTCTGCAATCCGTTCCAAGACTTGATATGAAAGATGAACTTATCCCGATTGAAGGAAGTCCGCCTGATTTATTTGCTCCGCCAAAGGGTTGTCCGTATACCGATCGCTGCCCGGCTGCCATGAAAGTGTGTGATCATATCATGCCGCACGAAACGCAGCGGTCACCTACTCATACAGTGCATTGCTGGCTCCAGGATGAGCGAGCGAATCAAGCGATTCTATCTTCAACACAAAGGGGGAGTTTTTGATGAGAAAAAAAGGGTGGATCATTAGTGTTTGTTTGTTCATCATTATGCTGCTCGCAGGATGTACAGCCAATGAGCAAGCAGGTAAAGGATCATCAAGCAATAAGAATGAAAAGAAAGTATTAACCTTAAATAACGAAAACGAACCGACGTCATTTGACCCGCCGATTGGTTTTAATAATGTATCGTGGCAAGGTCTGAATAACCTAATGGAGGGATTAACGAGACTGAATGAAAAGCATGAACCATCTCCTGCAATGGCAGAAAAATGGGAGATGTCAGACGGTGGCAAAACGTACACATTTCATTTAAGAGACGGCATCAAGTGGTCGAATGGTGACCCCGTGAAAGCGAGTGACTTTGAATATGCTTGGAAGCGTCTGCTCGATCCGAAAACAGGCTCCTCTGCATCGTTCTTAGCTTACATGATTGAAGGCGGAGAGGCATTTAACAGCGGCAAAGGAAAGAAAGAAGACGTAAAAGTCAGTGCTGAAAATGACAAAACGCTAAAGGTCACACTGGCATACCCGCAGAAATCGTTCTTAAATATGACTGCAAACCCTGCCTTTTTCCCTGTCAATGAGAAGGTAGCTGAGAAGAACCCAAACTGGGCAAAGGATGCCGAGACGTTTGTTGGGAATGGACCGTTTCAGCTGACAGAATGGAAACATGATGAGAGCTTCATTATGGAAAAAAGTAAGACGTATTGGGACAAAAGAACAGTCAAGCTGGACCAAGTGAAGTGGCTGATGATCAGTGATCGAAACACTGATTATCAAATGTATCAATCAGGAGATTTAGATACTGCCTTTGTGCCAGCAGAACAAAGTGAAAATCTGTTGAAAAATAAAGATGTGCAAATTGAAGATCAGGCTGGACTGTTCTTTTATCGTCTGAATGTGAACATGGAACCTTTTCAAAATAAGAACATTCGCAAAGCCTTTCAAATGGCGGTAAATCCGCAAGATATCGTGGAGTATGTAACGAAGAATAAAGAGAAGCCAGCTCGCGCCTTCGTTTCACCGGGGATTTTAGATTCAAAGGGTGAGGATTTCAGAGAAGCTGGTGGCGATCTTGTCAAACAAGATACGAGTGAAGCGGCCAAGCTATTAGAAAAAGGGCTGAAAGAAGAGAACTATTCGAAGCTGCCGCCCGTCACATTAACATATAGCACAAAGCCTGAGAACAAGAAAAAAGCTGAAGCTATCCAGCAACAATTAAAAGAAGCGCTGGGGGTGGACGTGAAGCTTGCAAATATGGAAGCCAATGTATTTGCAGAAGATCAAAAGGCACTGAAATTCCAATTCTCGCAAAGTTCATTTTTAGCAGACTATGCAGATCCCATCAATTTCCTAGAGAGTTTCCAATCAGGGAATGCGATGAACAGGACTGGATGGTCAAACGACACCTATGATCAGCTGATGAAAAAGGCGAGCCAGGAAGCAGATGAACAAAAGAGAAACAGCATCCTTCATGATGCAGAGGCACTTCTCATTGAAGAAGCACCGATCATTCCAATTCATTTTTATAACCAAGTCCAATTACAAAAAGAAGGCGTAAAGGGAATTGTCCGCCACCCTGTTGGGTATATCGACTTGAAATGGGCGCAAGTAGATGGAGAGTAATTAAAGGAACACGGACGCTTTGAACAAAAGCGTCTGTTCCTTTAAATTCGTTCATGTGATGGAGAAGATGCCCATAGATTGAAAGAAACAAAGAGAAAGAGGGGATTGGCATGAACCAGCTGCCAGCGGCACTTCAAACAGGGGATACGGTGGGGATTATTGCACCAGCAAGCCCGCCTGATGAATTGACATTAGCAAAAGGAATTGCCTTTTTAGAAAGCCTCGGGCTGAAGGTGAAAAAAGGGAAGTATCTGGGACGCCGATACGGATATTTAGCAGGGCGTGATCATGAAAGAGTGGAAGATCTTCATGGCATGTTTCAAGATCCAGAAGTTAAAGCAGTTATTTGTGCCTGCGGAGGGTACGGAACTGGAAGACTTGCGGAAGCCATTGACTATGATCTCATTCGCCGGAATCCAAAAATCTTTTGGGGTTATAGTGACATTACGTTTTTACATACGGCCATCCAGCAGCAGACAGGCCTTGTGACCTTTCATGGTCCAATGCTTTCCTCTGATGTGGGTCTTGAAGAGGTTCATCCGTATACGAAGGATACCTTTTTGCAGCTGTTCACGCCGAAGACCTTTACGTATACGCATCATTTTTCACCTCTTTATACCTTCTACCCCGGCACCGCTTCAGGTGACATCATAGGAGGGAATCTTGCCCTCATCGTGACAACACTTGGTACACCTTTTGAAATTGATGCGAAGGGAAAGCTGCTATTCATTGAAGATATTGACGAAGAACCGTATAAAATTGATCGCATGATGCAGCACCTCACCTCTGCTGGCAAATTGGATGATGCGGCTGGATTCATCATTGGAGACTTTCATCAATGTGAACCAAAAAAGAAAAACCAGTCTTTAACTTTGGAACAGCTGTGGGAAACCTATATTGTGCCGCAAAAGAAGCCTGCACTCGGCGGCTTTCGGATCGGTCATTCATCGCCGAACTTTGCCATTCCAATGGGTGTGCAGGCTACACTAGATGCGGCAGGGAAAAAACTGCACATTTCTCCAGGCGTTGCAGCGAAAGAGGTGATCAAATGAAAATCGTGGATATTCATACATGCAGAACGAGTGTACCGCTAAAAAAGCCTTTCAAAACCGCTTTAAGAACGGTGTATGACGCAGCATCTCTGATCGTCATTATCACATATGATCAAGGTGACGTCAGCTATGGAGAGGCAGTTCCAACATCGGTGATTACAGGAGAAACGCTGGAAAGCATCGACTATGCCATCTGTGAAGTGATCAGGCCCATTTTGCTCGGAGTTTCCTTGGCAGAGTATGAACAAATCTTTTCTGCTATGAACCGCGTGCTCGCAAGCAACACAAGCGCAAAGGCTGCAATTGATATGGCCATTTATGATGGCTTAGCAAAGCAGGCAGAACTTCCGCTTTATCAATACCTTGGCGGATATCGTCATCAGCTCGAAACCGATTATACGGTCAGTGTAAACCGTCCACTTGAGATGGCAGAAGATGCGAAACAATACGCTGCTGAAGGCTTTCAGACGTTAAAGATCAAAGTAGGAAAAGATGACATACACACGGATATTCAGCGGATCAAGCGGATTCGAGAAAAAGTCGGGCCGGACATCCAGATCAGGCTCGACGCAAACCAGGGCTGGATGTGGAAGGAAGCGATCACAGCCATTCGAAAAATGGAAGAGCTGAATATTGAACTAGTAGAACAGCCAGTGCCGAAAGAAGATATTGAAGGCCTGCGCCGTGTGACAGAAGCAACTGATACATTGATTATGGCAGACGAAAGCATTTTTAGTTTTCATGATGCAATCAAGGTGCTTGAAACGAGAAGCTGTGATCTCATCAATTTAAAATTAATGAAATCAGGCGGCATAAAAGAAGCATTAAAAATCAATGCCCTGGCCGAAGCATACGGTGTTCAGTGCATGGTTGGCAGTATGATTGAGTCAAAGCTTGGTATTACAGCCGCCGCACATTTCGCCGCAAGCCAGCCGAATATCACCCGCTGTGATTTTGATGCCCCGCTTATGCTGAAAGAGGACATGATAGACGGGGGAATCGTGTACAAAGGTAAAGATATATTTTTACCGCTGCATCATGGGTTAGGCATTCAAGGGGTGAAAGGAGTCTCATGATGATATATGAATCAAAGGTTCCAGTCGCTAACGTATGGACAGCGCCGCAGTCTCCGAGAGAAATCGATCGAAAGGTACTTCAGGACTCCATCAACATCCAAGAGTGGATTGACCAGCAAACATATGAAGAGAAATTGGCTTTATGTGAAGAAAATTTGATTCAGTCTCAAGTACTGCTCGGCGAACGAGTGATTGGATTAGAAGAGACAGATGGCTGGATGAAAGTCGTCATACCGCAACAGGCCAGCCGGAAACATCCGCAAGGCTATCCAGGCTTTATACCTACTGAGCAATTAAACGAAGTAACAGAGGGAAGTGCGTCAGCGGCATCTCTTATTGTTTGTCAGAAAAAAGCCGCGCTATATCAAAACGGGGAACCCGATATGGAGATTAGTTTTTTAACAGAGCTGCCAGCAGTCAAAGAGACCGGTGATCAATATCATGTAGTCACCCCAGTAGGTTTAAGAGAAATCAAGAAAGAGGATGTACGCCCAGTTTCACATGCTTACTCTTTGACCGGTAAAGATGTCGTAGACGCAGGCAAACATTTTATTGGCCTTTCTTATTTATGGGGAGGCATGAGCAGCTTTGGCTATGATTGTTCAGGCTTTGCTTACAGCATGTACAAAGCGTGCGGATATCTTTTGCCGAGAGACGCAAGTGACCAAGCAGTTCAAGGAACGCCGGTTACATCAAGCCATTTAGAACCAGGCGACTTGCTGTTTTTTGCAAATGAAAACGGAAAGGGAGCGGTCCGCCATGTAGGGATTTACGCTGGGAATGGGATGATGCTTCATTCGCCTAAAACAGGCAGACAAATTGAGCTGCTTGCCCTTTCTGGCACTTCATATGAAAAAGAATGGGCAGGTGCGAGGCGTTATTTACCAAGCGAGAGGAGGAGCGATCATGACTGTTGAACCACTTTTACAAGTAAACAACCTCAAAAAACATTTTCATTTATCAAAAGGAAGAACCTTAAAAGCGCTGGATGGCGTCTCTTTTCAGCTGAAACAAGGTGAAACCTTTGGTCTCGTTGGTGAATCGGGCTGCGGCAAATCCACACTTGGAAAAGTACTCATGCGTCTTTATGAACCAACAGATGGTGAAGCCTTATATGAAGGGAAAAGTCTTCACGATCTTTCTAAAAAAGAATCATTTGATTTCAACCGGCAAATGCAAATGGTCTTTCAAGATCCATATTCCTCCTTAAATCCAAGACTGTCAGTAAAAGATATTGTGCTTGAGCCAATGGAGATTCATCAGCTTTACGGCAGTCAAAAGAAAAGGATTGCCCGCGTGAAAGAACTGCTCGAAGCCGTAGGATTAAGCGATGATTTTGCCACCCGCTATCCCCATGAATTTAGCGGAGGCCAGAGGCAGAGAATCGGCATTGCAAGAGCACTTGCCTTAGCGCCAAAGTTTATTGTGGCAGATGAGCCGATTTCTGCACTAGACGTCTCCGTTCAAGCACAGGTCGTGAATCTGCTGAAGAAACTGCAAAAAGAGGAAGGATTAACTTTTCTTTTTATTGCACATGACTTGTCGATGGTGAAATATATCAGTGACCGGATTGGTGTCATGTATTTAGGTCATCTCGTCGAATTGACAACGAGTGATGCATTATATCAAACACCGCTTCATCCATATACACAAGCCTTACTGTCTGCTATCCCTATTCCAGATCCTGACATAGAAGGCAAGCGCAAAAGGTTCATTTTAAAAGGAGAAATTCCAAGTCCTGTGAACCCGCCAAGCGGCTGTGTATTTCGAACAAGATGTCCTGCCGCAATGGATGTGTGTGCTGAAAAAAAGCCAACATTACAAGCAGTGGAAGAAGGACATGAAGTCGCCTGTCATTTATACAATAGAAAATAGGAAAAAACCTAGCAAGTAGACAAGCTGTTCTACACGCTGGCTTTTTTATTGGATGAACGACGAATAGGCAATGTGCAGCATCTGAAAGAGCCGCCAGATTTAATAATTTCAGAAAAGTCGACTTCAATAACGGTGTACCCGTGAGCGCTTAATGCAGCATTTGTTTCTGGGTTGCTGGGCAGGCTGATCACTTTTTTCTGCCCAATGGATAAAACATTTGGTCCAAGTGTGAATTGCTCTTGTTCGCTGATTTCAATCAAATCATAATACGTTTTGAGCAGCTGGAGATCCTTTTGCTTAAACGCTTCAGGATAAATGATGATCTCGTTATGAGACAGAATATTCATCACACAATCAAGATGCAAAATGTGAGGAGGAAGGTGAACCGGAATGATGTCGTGATCCGGCAGTTCCTTTTTGAGCTGGTAGATAGCGGCTGGACTAGTTCTTTTGCTCGTGCCAACAAACACACGGTTCTGATCCACAAGCACATCGCCGCCTTCAATCGTTCCGTCTGTCAAAGTGACAGCTGACCACCCTTTTGCTTGTGCCCATTCTTTTAGGTATTGTTCTTCCCCTTGCCGAACCGGAGCGGCCATACTTGAAACAAACAGTGTATGTCCAATCGTAAACCCAATATCCCGAGTGAAGACTTGCTCAGGGAAACGGTCATTCGCCGGAATCAGGATGGGCCGTACTTGATTCTCTTTAAGGGTTTGGATCAATTGCTTATGCTGAGCGACTGCTTTCATTTGAGAAATATTTTCTTTCGCAAAATGTTTCTGGGTTTCGTTAATAATTTGTTTGATTTCCATATAAATAGGACTGCATAAAAGAACTTCTTCTAAATCGTCGTATTCACTCATGCATTGCGGCATTTTGTATAATTGCTCTGCTCTCATAGAATCCATCAAATGGCCTCCTTGTTCATTCATAGTTCTATTATTCCTTCTTCTAGCCATGGTTGAAACATTTCCGAAAGAAAATCTCTCACATAAGACTAAAGCAAAAAGTTTAGACAAACCTAAAAGAATAGTGTTTAATAAAAATCGTTCCGCATCCATGAAAACAGCAAAAAGGAGCTATGATGATGAGTGAAGAAAATTTCAAATACTGCAAGGAATCGAAAGTTGTTAAAACCAGCAGGGTATTCCCTCTTGATACGAATAACCACGAAACGTTATTTGGCGGAAAATTAATGAGTTATATAGATGACATTGCCTCTATTTCGGCAGCAAGGCACAGCCGCAGTGAAACGGTCACAGCTTCTATGGATTCTGTTGACTTTTTAGAGCCGATTGGACAAAAGGAATCAGTATGCTTGGAATCTTATGTCACATGGGTTGGCACGTCTTCTATGGAAGTGTTCGTCAAAGTCATTAAAGAAAACTTGATGTCTGGAGAACGCAGACTCGCAGCGACTTCATTTCTGACATTTGTCTCATTAGATGAAAACGGAAAGCCTAAACGAGTCCCGCAGGTGATGCCGGAAACAGAGGAAGAGATCATGCTTCATCAAACAGCGAAACAGCGGGCAGAGGAAAGAAAAAGCCGCCGAAAGCATAGTAAGGCGCTTGCTGACGCACTTGGGACAGATAAGCCTTGGGCGTAAAAATCACCCTTTAAGCGGTGATTTTTTTCTGGAATGGTATCCTGCATGGCAAGATAGTGTGTGGTAAGATAAAGCTATCTTGTGATGCAAGGTACTGGAATCGGAGGGAGAATTATGACAACATCCACACAAATGCTAAAAGGAATTTTAGAAGGCTGCCTGCTGTCGATTATTTCTGAGGGTGAAATTTATGGGTATGAAATGACGAAGAAGCTCGCGTATTATGGGTTTGATCAAATAAGTGAAGGCAGTATCTATCCGATTTTGCTGCGTATGCAAAAGGAGCAGCTGGTGACCACCGTCACAAAAGCGTCAGCAAGCGGGCCGAAAAGGAAATACTATACACTCACACAAGCGGGAGAACGAGCGCTGACAGAGTTTATTGCCCGCTGGGAAGAGCTTTCAAAACATGTAAACCGCTTATTACAAAAAGGGAAGTGAGATTATCGTATCAAAAGAAACACGACACATTCTACTAGAGCTGCAACTTTATCTCATATCAAAGGGAAAAAATCAGGATGAGATTGATGAGCTGATGGATGAACTGACAGCACATGCGGTTGAAGCTGAGAAAGACGGGAAAACAGGGGAGGATGTGTTCGGCGGAGATCCGCGGAGCTTTGCTGATGAACTCTCAAATGAGCTGTCGGGAAATCATAAAGACTGGGTTCCGTTTGTCAGTGCTTTTTTAATTGGATCACTTTTTTACATGATGTTAGCAGATGCCATCAGTCAAAGTTTATCGTATTCTTGGTATGCACTTATTGGTTATCTGCTGATTATAGTGGCCAATGTGATCATGACCATTGTGATGTTTAGAGCTTCTGCCTTTCAGACAAGCAGGAGGGCATTCTTTTCCTTTTGGATATTAGGTGTTTTTCAGATGACAGCCCTGATCACAGTGAAATTATTGGACCAAAAACTTGGTACACCTTTATTTGTGCTGACCTCGAGCCAAAGATGGGGATTCATTCTTCTTTTGCTGCTGTGTATTGTCTTATTGAATGCCATATTAAAAGCGAATATGGTGTCGCTCATTCCGCTGATCTTCTTCGGTCCGCAGCTCCTATTCGAGTGGCTCGGATGGACATCACCTCTCATGCTTCTTTTCACAAGTCTGCTATCCATTGTCATTTTAGTTTTGCTCACGATTGTGTTTTTACGGAAAACAAACAAGAAAAATGAACACACAATGTAAATAGAAAAAATCTTTTGCGATGTATTTTTCTTTTTCTAAAAAAATGTAGAAATGGAATTGTGTTTTTCATTACAATAGGGAGAGGACAAAAATGAAAAGGGGTTCTGTTTTTGGATATTGTATGGGGATATGTACTTGTTTTTGTATTGGCTGCTTTGCCTTTTTTTGAAGTGATTGGTGTCGTTCCATTCGCAATCTTAAGTGGGCTGCATCCTGTGACAACGGCTGTGATTGGATTCATCGGCAATTTTTTCACAGTCTTGCTTGTCATTGTGTTTGTGGACTGGTTTAAAGCATGGCGGTTAAAGAGAAAAAAAGAGAAAGGTAATGAAAAAGAAGATAAAAAGCAGCTGCGGGTGAGAAAAATTTGGGAACGATACGGTCTGCCTGGATTAGCGCTCATTGGTCCTTTTATCATCGGCAGTCATTTGGCGGCCTTGATGTGCATGAGCTTCGGAACGAAAAGAAAGCAAGTCGCGGTGTGGATGACCGTCAGTTTAATGATGTGGACAGCGCTGGCAGCAAGTTTAACCGGTGCGGGCTTCCATTACTTTGCCCCAGATTCAAATGGATTGTTCGGAGATATTTTTAGCAAGTAAAAAGAAGGATCATTAATGACACATCAAACAAGGACAGTGCTTGAAGGAACATGATGCGTCATTTTTATATGATGAGCCGTTCCAAGATGAAGAAGTGATGAAGTATTTATCCTTTTTTGAAGGATAAATAGCAGACAAAAGAGTGGATTGCATGGAATTTAAAAAAATGACCGAATGTACCACACCTCTCTATGGATCATCGAAGATAAAGCGGAATTGTCTTGTGAAACATTGAAGGACAAACGGAGCTTGAGATCGGCTATATGCTAGAGAAAACGGTGTGGGCGAATGGCTATGCTGCTGAGTCCGCAAAAGGGATGGTCAGCTTCATTGTTCCTGAGAATGAAGCGTCGGTGAAGGTCGCTTTAAAAATGGGCAGTAATAAAAAATAAATGGATCGTCATATATGCTCGCGAAACAGCCCGCAAATCTTCTTTATCAGTTGACCTGTTTCTAACACTTCGTATACGGCTGTCCCATAAAATTTCTTTCGAAAAATGAACATGTATATTTGCATGTGGAAAGCAAAGCGGTAGACCGGTATTTCGGGGTGTGATACAATTTTGACATACAGAATCTGCTCTAATTGGTTTTCTAGGGTTCCGTGCGGGTGGCGCAGTCTGGACCGAGAGAAAACACATAGGGTCTAGACAATAGACCGTATGGACACGGAGGGATAAAAGCCCGGGAGATTTGATCAAACGATCGATTTCCGGGCTTTTTTTGTTGGTTGGAATCGTTCAGAAAGGAAGGAATCAGATGAAATGGGGAAATGTTTTGATTGCGGCGATCTTTGAAGTCGGCTGGGTGATGGGGTTGAAATATGCGGACTCTCTATTGGAATGGGGCGCAACCATCGTTTGTATTGTCGTCAGCTTTTATTTACTCCTGAAAGCCACGACTGAACTTCCAGTTGGCACACTTTACGCTGTTTTTACCGGGCTCGGTACAGCAGGTACTGTCATAGTAGGTATGGTAATGGGGGAGCCGGTACAGCTAGTGAAATTACTTTTAATCATGGTGCTTTTAAGCGGTGTATTAGGGCTCAAACTGACCACAGGTGAAAAGAAAGGAGAGACTGAATCATGAGCTGGCTTTTACTCATTGGGGCAGGCATTTTAGAAATGCTTTGTGTCACTATGATGAATCAATTCCAGAAAGACCGGCATGGCAAATGGATTGTATTCATTGCAGCTGGATTTTCGCTGTCCTTTCTCATGCTCTCTCTTGCGATGAATACAATCCCAATGGGAACGGCGTACGCCGTTTGGACTGGCATTGGAGCCGCTGGAGGAGCCATTGTCGGAATGCTGTTTTATGGTGAGTCGAAGGACGCAAAACGTATTTTCTTTATCGCGCTGATTTTATCTGCGGCGGTCGGGTTAAAAATCATTGAATAAAAAAGGATGGCATCAATCTGCCAGCCTTTTTGTTACATCGAATGACGGTTGGAATCGTTTTCATTTTTGCGGTAAAGCTGACTCACTAGAAGAAAACAGACACCAAATGTGAGCAAAGGAATAAGTCTCTCACCGGCCATAAAAAGATAAATTCCTGTGATCAAACATACGATGCCGAGCCAAAAGCTCACTTTACCAAACAAAGTCATGCTTTTCATCTCCACCACTCCTTTTGTCATAAAAGGTCTACTCACATTATATCATGCTAGGTACGGAATTGAATGAATATTCAATAAAAAATAGGCTCTACATTGCTTTTTCTCTTTCCAGTCCAGTATAATATTTCATTAGAATGAAAATGTAAATGAGGTCATGATACATGAGAACATTGATACATGAGAAACTTGAATTACACAGACAAAAGCACGAACAAAAAGGCAGATTACTTGTCAGCTGCCCGGATCAGCCTGGTATTGTATCAGCTGTTTCTTCCTTTTTATTTGAGCACGGAGCGAATATCATTGAATCCAGCCAATACACAACCGATCATGAAAGCGGCCGTTTCTTTTTAAGAATTGAATTTGATTGGAAAGACATCTCGGCGAATATGAATCAATTGAAAAATAGCTTTGAGACAATCGCAGCCTCATTTCAAATGACGTGGAGCATGTCGCGTGCAAGTGAGCTTAAAAAGCTGGCAATCTTTGTGTCAAAAGAGCTTCATTGTCTGCATGAGCTTCTATGGGAATGGCAAAGCGGAAATTTAATGGCTGAAATCGCAGTTGTGATCAGCAATCATGAAACGGCAAAAGATACAGTAGAAGCGCTTGGAATCCCATTCCATTTTGTAAAGGCGAACAAAGATATTCGCAAACAGGCTGAAAAAGAGCAGCTGGCCCTATTAGAAGAGTACGACATTGATGTGGTTGTGCTTGCTAGATACATGCAAATTTTAACGCCTGGATTCATTGAAGAGCATCCGAACAAAATCATTAATATTCATCATTCCTTCCTGCCGGCGTTTATTGGTGCAAACCCATACAAGCGGGCATATGAGCGGGGAGTCAAATTAATTGGTGCGACCTCTCATTATGTCACCAATGATTTAGACGAAGGGCCGATCATTGAACAGGATATTGAGCGTGTAGATCACCGTGATGATGCGGAAGCACTAAAAAATATTGGCAGGACAATTGAGCGCAGTGTGCTCGCACGTGCTGTCAAATGGCACCTTGAAGATCGAATTATTGTTCATGAGAATAAAACGATTGTCTTTAATTGAACGCTTGACTTTTCTTTAGCAATTGGTGATAATAAAAAAAAATTGACGAGCGTTGAAAAGGAATAGTAAGCAGGAACTGGTGCGTAAAGAGAGCAAATGATGTGCTGAAACATTTGCCGCAGACAGCTGCTGAACCTGCCCTTTGAGCCTTAGAGGAAAAATCTAAGCGCGTGCCTGGCGTTACAGGAGTTGAGTGGAATAAGCAGATCGCATGCTTATTCAATGAAGGTGGTACCACGGAAAGTCCCTTTTCGTCCTTTACATAAGGAGAAAAAGGGATTTTTTTTGTTTTGTGCCTAAGGTATAGCGGAGGGAATCAAGGATGAAAAAGCAAAGGATCGTCATAAAAATTGGCAGCAGTTCATTAACAGAGCAAAAAGGAGCCATTGATGAACAAAAGATCAGGGATCATGTAAGAGCCATAGCAAAGCTCAAAGAAGCACGTCA contains the following coding sequences:
- a CDS encoding multidrug efflux SMR transporter, whose product is MSWLLLIGAGILEMLCVTMMNQFQKDRHGKWIVFIAAGFSLSFLMLSLAMNTIPMGTAYAVWTGIGAAGGAIVGMLFYGESKDAKRIFFIALILSAAVGLKIIE
- a CDS encoding dimethylarginine dimethylaminohydrolase family protein, with protein sequence MDSMRAEQLYKMPQCMSEYDDLEEVLLCSPIYMEIKQIINETQKHFAKENISQMKAVAQHKQLIQTLKENQVRPILIPANDRFPEQVFTRDIGFTIGHTLFVSSMAAPVRQGEEQYLKEWAQAKGWSAVTLTDGTIEGGDVLVDQNRVFVGTSKRTSPAAIYQLKKELPDHDIIPVHLPPHILHLDCVMNILSHNEIIIYPEAFKQKDLQLLKTYYDLIEISEQEQFTLGPNVLSIGQKKVISLPSNPETNAALSAHGYTVIEVDFSEIIKSGGSFRCCTLPIRRSSNKKASV
- a CDS encoding multidrug efflux SMR transporter translates to MKWGNVLIAAIFEVGWVMGLKYADSLLEWGATIVCIVVSFYLLLKATTELPVGTLYAVFTGLGTAGTVIVGMVMGEPVQLVKLLLIMVLLSGVLGLKLTTGEKKGETES
- a CDS encoding acyl-CoA thioesterase, whose product is MSEENFKYCKESKVVKTSRVFPLDTNNHETLFGGKLMSYIDDIASISAARHSRSETVTASMDSVDFLEPIGQKESVCLESYVTWVGTSSMEVFVKVIKENLMSGERRLAATSFLTFVSLDENGKPKRVPQVMPETEEEIMLHQTAKQRAEERKSRRKHSKALADALGTDKPWA
- a CDS encoding PadR family transcriptional regulator — its product is MTTSTQMLKGILEGCLLSIISEGEIYGYEMTKKLAYYGFDQISEGSIYPILLRMQKEQLVTTVTKASASGPKRKYYTLTQAGERALTEFIARWEELSKHVNRLLQKGK
- a CDS encoding GNAT family N-acetyltransferase, with the translated sequence MLEKTVWANGYAAESAKGMVSFIVPENEASVKVALKMGSNKK
- the purU gene encoding formyltetrahydrofolate deformylase, translating into MRTLIHEKLELHRQKHEQKGRLLVSCPDQPGIVSAVSSFLFEHGANIIESSQYTTDHESGRFFLRIEFDWKDISANMNQLKNSFETIAASFQMTWSMSRASELKKLAIFVSKELHCLHELLWEWQSGNLMAEIAVVISNHETAKDTVEALGIPFHFVKANKDIRKQAEKEQLALLEEYDIDVVVLARYMQILTPGFIEEHPNKIINIHHSFLPAFIGANPYKRAYERGVKLIGATSHYVTNDLDEGPIIEQDIERVDHRDDAEALKNIGRTIERSVLARAVKWHLEDRIIVHENKTIVFN
- a CDS encoding small multi-drug export protein — translated: MDIVWGYVLVFVLAALPFFEVIGVVPFAILSGLHPVTTAVIGFIGNFFTVLLVIVFVDWFKAWRLKRKKEKGNEKEDKKQLRVRKIWERYGLPGLALIGPFIIGSHLAALMCMSFGTKRKQVAVWMTVSLMMWTALAASLTGAGFHYFAPDSNGLFGDIFSK